A single region of the Streptomyces sp. ITFR-16 genome encodes:
- a CDS encoding pyridoxamine 5'-phosphate oxidase family protein, producing MDPEEIAQELADAGELLSSATMARLAYNGLDGRPRVVPIGIFWTGAEIIMSTAATAPKVRALSARPDVALTIDAGDSPGSARTLSVRGVVHLTLVDGVVPEYLAAARKNFDAEYAAEFERNCRAMYDRMARIAVEPRWARFYDFGAGRVPQFLADLANKSRE from the coding sequence ATGGACCCCGAAGAGATCGCACAGGAGCTGGCCGACGCCGGCGAACTGCTGAGCAGCGCGACCATGGCCCGGCTGGCGTACAACGGACTCGACGGGCGGCCGCGCGTCGTCCCCATCGGGATCTTCTGGACCGGCGCCGAGATCATCATGTCCACCGCGGCCACGGCACCCAAGGTCAGGGCGCTGTCCGCCCGCCCCGACGTGGCCCTGACCATCGACGCCGGCGACAGCCCCGGCTCGGCCAGGACGCTTTCGGTGCGCGGCGTCGTGCACCTCACCCTGGTCGACGGGGTGGTCCCGGAATACCTCGCGGCCGCGCGGAAGAACTTCGACGCCGAGTACGCCGCCGAGTTCGAGCGGAACTGCCGGGCCATGTACGACCGGATGGCGCGCATCGCGGTCGAGCCGCGATGGGCGCGGTTCTACGACTTCGGGGCCGGCCGGGTGCCGCAGTTTCTCGCCGACCTCGCGAACAAGTCCCGGGAATAG
- a CDS encoding LLM class F420-dependent oxidoreductase: MTSDETRETFGRIGIWSGALHLSRADDAGKRAITEAVAELEALGFGTLWLGGSPSPEDATAVVAATRTLTVATGILSIWDHPADEVAARIAALDASARKRFVLGLGVSHGPMVPQYAKPYSAMVAYLDALDAAPAPVAPSHRVLAALGPKMLKLATARARGAHPYLVTAAHTAEAREALGPDALLAPELSVVLDPDLDRARTTARAMLARYLELPNYTDNLLRLGFTQDDLDSGGSIRLLDALFALGDAEQVKARTHQYFDAGADHVALQVVTATEGSAGLPLPEWRALAEAFGEEL; this comes from the coding sequence ATGACTTCTGATGAGACGCGCGAGACGTTCGGACGGATCGGCATCTGGAGCGGTGCCCTGCACCTGTCACGGGCGGACGACGCCGGGAAGCGGGCGATCACGGAGGCGGTCGCCGAGCTGGAGGCGCTGGGATTCGGCACGCTCTGGCTGGGCGGCAGCCCGTCGCCCGAGGACGCCACGGCTGTCGTGGCCGCCACCCGCACCCTCACCGTCGCCACGGGCATCCTGAGCATCTGGGACCACCCGGCGGACGAGGTCGCGGCCCGGATCGCGGCGCTCGACGCGAGCGCCCGCAAGCGGTTCGTCCTCGGCCTCGGGGTCAGCCACGGCCCGATGGTGCCCCAGTACGCGAAGCCGTACAGCGCGATGGTGGCCTACCTCGACGCGCTGGACGCCGCGCCCGCGCCCGTGGCCCCCAGCCACCGTGTGCTCGCGGCGCTCGGCCCGAAGATGCTGAAGCTCGCGACCGCCCGGGCACGCGGCGCCCACCCCTACCTCGTCACCGCCGCCCACACGGCGGAGGCCCGCGAGGCCCTCGGCCCCGACGCGCTGCTGGCCCCGGAGCTCTCCGTGGTCCTCGACCCCGACCTGGACCGCGCCCGCACGACGGCCCGGGCCATGCTGGCGCGCTACCTCGAACTGCCCAACTACACGGACAACCTGCTGCGCCTGGGCTTCACGCAGGACGACCTCGACTCCGGCGGCAGCATCCGCCTCCTGGACGCCCTCTTCGCCCTGGGCGACGCCGAACAGGTCAAGGCCCGGACCCACCAGTACTTCGACGCGGGCGCCGACCACGTCGCCCTCCAGGTGGTAACGGCCACCGAGGGCAGCGCGGGCCTGCCGCTGCCCGAGTGGCGCGCGCTGGCGGAGGCGTTCGGCGAGGAGTTGTAG
- a CDS encoding DUF664 domain-containing protein produces MPDTPARWTRATVYPDMWTDPADDPRDREGPPSEGELATLQDFLKSYRLTLRMKCEGLSPEQLARRAVPPSTLSLLGLLRHLAEVERDWRNWITDDEPLPKLYGGRDADFDGAVGEQSAVDGAYDDLEREQNETDTALARHRDLGERLGKDRTSVRELMVHRIEEYARHCGQADLLRECIDGRVGQ; encoded by the coding sequence ATGCCCGACACACCCGCGCGCTGGACCCGGGCCACCGTCTACCCCGACATGTGGACCGACCCGGCCGACGACCCCCGCGACCGGGAGGGGCCCCCTTCCGAGGGCGAACTCGCCACGCTGCAGGACTTCCTGAAGAGCTATCGGCTCACCCTGCGGATGAAGTGCGAGGGACTCTCCCCCGAACAGCTGGCCCGCCGCGCCGTACCGCCGTCGACCCTGTCCCTGCTCGGCCTGCTCCGGCACCTGGCCGAGGTGGAACGGGACTGGCGCAACTGGATCACCGACGACGAGCCGCTGCCGAAGCTCTACGGCGGGCGCGACGCGGACTTCGACGGGGCCGTCGGCGAGCAGTCCGCGGTCGACGGCGCCTACGACGACCTGGAGCGCGAACAGAACGAGACCGACACGGCCCTGGCCCGGCACCGCGATCTCGGCGAGCGCCTGGGCAAGGACAGGACATCGGTCCGCGAGCTGATGGTGCACCGCATCGAGGAGTACGCCCGCCACTGCGGCCAGGCGGACCTGCTGCGCGAGTGCATCGACGGACGGGTGGGGCAGTAG
- a CDS encoding helix-turn-helix domain-containing protein, protein MTEPPRRRPRADARRNRDRLLAEADEVFRQDGTGAPLEAVARRAGVAIGTLYGHFPNRRALIGALLRARNQALFENGEALLADSSPTQALVRWVRAVVEHAAAYQGLAAVLADGLDDQESELHASCVRMTDIGDRLVANARTAGTLRRDVTGADIFALMNAAAWTREHMNPEQADRLVALTMDGMLVRMP, encoded by the coding sequence ATGACCGAGCCACCGCGCCGCAGACCGCGCGCCGACGCCCGGCGCAACAGGGACCGTCTGCTGGCCGAGGCGGACGAGGTCTTCCGGCAGGACGGCACGGGCGCACCCCTGGAGGCCGTCGCCCGCCGGGCCGGCGTCGCCATCGGCACGCTGTACGGGCATTTCCCCAACCGCCGCGCCCTCATCGGCGCGCTGCTGCGCGCCCGCAACCAGGCCCTCTTCGAGAACGGGGAGGCGCTGCTGGCCGACTCCTCCCCCACGCAGGCGCTCGTGCGGTGGGTGCGTGCGGTGGTCGAGCACGCCGCCGCGTACCAGGGGCTGGCCGCCGTACTGGCGGACGGGCTGGACGACCAGGAGTCCGAGCTCCATGCCTCCTGTGTCCGCATGACCGACATCGGCGACCGGCTGGTCGCCAACGCGCGTACGGCCGGTACGCTGCGGCGGGATGTGACCGGCGCGGACATCTTCGCCCTGATGAACGCCGCCGCCTGGACGCGCGAGCACATGAATCCCGAGCAGGCGGACCGGCTCGTGGCGCTGACCATGGACGGCATGCTCGTCCGGATGCCCTGA
- a CDS encoding MBL fold metallo-hydrolase: MRLAPQLHRLGNDVVACYLIDTPEGITLVDAGLPGHWRDLQRELRALGKSADDIRGLVLTHGDSDHIGFADRLRREHGVPVFVHAADADRARTGEKPKTPVGPLRPGPALKFFGYGLRKNGLRTHYVGEVVEIADGDVLDLPGSPVIVGMPGHSPGSVAVHVPLADAVFVGDALTTRHVLTGRTGPQPAPFTDDPAEALASLDRIAPLAASWVLPGHGAPWRTSPSEVGEAVRKG; the protein is encoded by the coding sequence ATGAGACTCGCACCCCAGCTGCACCGCCTCGGCAACGACGTGGTGGCCTGCTACCTCATCGACACGCCCGAGGGCATCACGCTCGTCGACGCGGGTCTGCCCGGACACTGGCGCGACCTCCAGCGGGAGCTGCGCGCGCTGGGCAAGTCCGCCGACGACATCCGCGGCCTCGTCCTGACGCACGGCGACTCGGACCACATCGGCTTCGCCGACCGGCTGCGCCGCGAGCACGGTGTGCCGGTGTTCGTGCACGCCGCCGACGCCGACCGCGCCCGCACGGGGGAGAAGCCCAAGACCCCGGTCGGCCCCCTGCGTCCGGGACCGGCCCTGAAGTTCTTCGGGTACGGCCTCCGCAAGAACGGGCTGCGCACGCACTACGTCGGCGAAGTGGTCGAGATCGCCGACGGAGACGTTCTGGACCTGCCCGGAAGCCCGGTGATCGTGGGCATGCCCGGCCACTCCCCGGGCAGCGTGGCGGTCCATGTCCCGCTCGCCGACGCGGTCTTCGTCGGGGACGCCCTCACCACCCGCCATGTCCTCACGGGACGCACGGGCCCGCAGCCCGCCCCCTTCACGGACGACCCGGCCGAAGCGCTCGCCTCCCTCGACCGGATCGCCCCGCTGGCGGCCTCCTGGGTCCTTCCGGGCCACGGCGCCCCCTGGCGCACCTCGCCGTCCGAGGTGGGCGAGGCGGTCAGGAAGGGCTGA
- a CDS encoding WHG domain-containing protein, with product MPTPEKTSLTRIVAAGRDLLEAGGRQGLTMQRVAERVGVRAPSLYKHVSNRAALLTAVAVATLDDLIALLESTDGSLEELARCYRRFAETRPEGFRLINSPYAPPEALARAAAPVLRASGELVGEREALDAARLLTAWLTGFIGMELNGAFRLGGDIDRAFAYGLAGMRRALTGGQQAPPV from the coding sequence ATGCCGACCCCGGAGAAGACCTCGCTCACCCGCATCGTCGCCGCAGGCCGCGATCTGCTGGAGGCGGGCGGCCGGCAGGGGCTGACGATGCAGAGAGTCGCCGAGCGGGTGGGCGTGCGGGCGCCGTCGCTGTACAAGCACGTCAGCAACCGGGCGGCCCTGCTCACCGCGGTGGCCGTGGCCACCCTCGACGACCTCATCGCCCTCCTGGAGTCGACCGACGGCTCGCTCGAGGAGCTGGCGCGCTGCTACCGGCGGTTCGCCGAGACCCGCCCGGAGGGGTTCCGGCTGATCAACTCCCCGTACGCACCGCCCGAGGCCCTCGCCCGCGCGGCGGCCCCGGTGCTCCGGGCCTCCGGGGAACTCGTGGGCGAGCGCGAGGCGCTCGATGCCGCCCGGCTGCTGACTGCCTGGCTCACCGGCTTCATCGGCATGGAACTCAACGGCGCCTTCCGGCTGGGGGGCGACATCGACCGTGCCTTCGCCTACGGCCTGGCCGGCATGCGCCGCGCACTGACGGGCGGTCAGCAGGCCCCGCCCGTCTGA